In a genomic window of Sulfuriferula nivalis:
- a CDS encoding ATPase, with translation MSTLKLFENNQIRSLWDKEQQAWFFSVIDVVGVLSGSTTPRRYWTDLKRKLTQESGSGQLYEKIVQLKLVAQDGKSRVTDCADTETLLRNFDQVDAFHFCHESKT, from the coding sequence ATGAGCACGCTAAAATTATTTGAAAATAATCAGATACGTTCCCTATGGGATAAAGAACAGCAAGCCTGGTTTTTTAGTGTCATCGATGTGGTGGGTGTGCTTTCTGGTTCGACAACACCGCGTCGCTACTGGACTGATCTCAAACGCAAATTAACACAAGAATCTGGCTCCGGCCAACTGTACGAAAAAATCGTACAGTTGAAACTCGTGGCACAAGATGGCAAATCACGTGTAACAGACTGCGCCGACACCGAAACCTTGCTACGCAACTTTGATCAGGTTGATGCGTTTCACTTCTGCCATGAGAGTAAAACATGA
- a CDS encoding ABC transporter ATP-binding protein, whose amino-acid sequence MFQLTNVYKSYPIHHGKSERMVLKNINLRVEKGEKWGILGRNGAGKSTMIRLISGAEFPRSGHITRDMTISWPLAFGGTFQGSLTGRDNVKLICRVYNIDFETCIAFVEEFAELGAYLREPVKSYSSGMASRLAFAISMSVEFDCFLIDEGMSVGDYRFHQKCNNELFEKRGDRAMIIVAHQMDLIRAHCDRAAVLHNGELTVYGTVEEAIGIYNAL is encoded by the coding sequence ATGTTCCAGCTCACCAACGTCTATAAAAGCTACCCCATACACCACGGCAAGTCTGAGCGCATGGTGCTGAAAAACATCAACCTGCGCGTAGAAAAAGGCGAGAAATGGGGCATCCTGGGCAGAAACGGCGCAGGCAAATCCACCATGATCCGCCTCATCAGCGGCGCAGAATTTCCGCGCTCGGGTCACATCACCCGCGACATGACCATCTCCTGGCCACTTGCGTTTGGTGGCACCTTCCAGGGCAGCCTCACAGGGCGGGATAATGTCAAACTCATCTGTCGCGTATATAACATCGACTTTGAAACCTGCATCGCCTTCGTCGAAGAATTCGCCGAGCTGGGTGCCTACCTGCGTGAACCCGTCAAAAGCTATTCTTCAGGCATGGCTTCACGCTTGGCATTTGCCATATCCATGTCAGTGGAATTTGATTGCTTTCTGATTGATGAAGGCATGTCGGTGGGTGACTACCGCTTCCACCAAAAGTGCAACAATGAGTTGTTTGAAAAACGCGGCGACCGCGCCATGATAATCGTCGCGCACCAAATGGATCTCATCCGCGCGCATTGCGACCGCGCCGCCGTGCTGCATAACGGCGAGCTCACCGTATATGGCACAGTTGAAGAAGCCATAGGGATATATAATGCCTTATAA
- a CDS encoding ABC transporter permease translates to MIARPKTSFWYQLGIQRRVIWALVMREMITRFGREGLGVLWLVGEPAMFIVGVMIIFSLVDQAHGGISVAEYLAVSYPTIILWRNTTGRVAKALEANAALLHLNPIRPVDLFYSRIVLEFSGAIASFLILYLVFVAIGICQWPDNVLLMTFGYFMVAWFSFGFVLIMGALSELSETIDRVSHIILYLMLPFSGIFMPAHLVPDQYRDLLLLTPLINTVEMFHAGYFGDRMVTYYSIPYTMSINLLMTFAGLLLVNIAIRRVKL, encoded by the coding sequence ATGATCGCTAGACCCAAAACCAGCTTCTGGTATCAACTCGGCATACAGCGTCGCGTCATCTGGGCGCTGGTGATGCGTGAAATGATCACCCGCTTTGGTCGTGAGGGCTTGGGCGTATTGTGGCTGGTAGGCGAGCCTGCAATGTTTATTGTGGGCGTCATGATCATTTTTTCCCTGGTTGACCAAGCTCACGGCGGCATCTCCGTAGCCGAATACCTCGCAGTAAGCTACCCCACCATCATTTTATGGCGCAATACCACAGGGCGTGTCGCCAAAGCACTTGAGGCTAATGCCGCACTGTTACACCTCAACCCCATCCGCCCGGTTGATTTATTTTATTCGCGCATAGTACTTGAATTTTCAGGTGCCATCGCCAGCTTCCTGATTCTCTACCTTGTCTTCGTCGCCATCGGCATTTGCCAATGGCCAGACAACGTATTGCTCATGACATTCGGTTACTTTATGGTGGCATGGTTCTCGTTTGGTTTTGTACTCATCATGGGCGCACTCTCCGAATTAAGCGAGACCATTGATCGGGTATCACACATCATCCTGTACCTCATGCTACCGTTCTCAGGGATATTCATGCCTGCACACCTCGTGCCAGATCAATACAGAGACCTGCTCTTACTCACACCGCTCATCAACACTGTCGAAATGTTCCACGCAGGCTATTTTGGTGACCGCATGGTCACTTACTATTCCATCCCCTACACCATGTCCATCAACTTGCTGATGACATTTGCAGGCTTGTTATTGGTCAACATCGCCATACGGCGCGTGAAGTTGTGA